The nucleotide sequence GGCGACGTCCGGACGACTGTTCTCGCGTCAGCTCTTCGGCTGATCCGCTACCCCGTCGCGCGTCGGCAAACTCAGCTGATCAGCGGTTTCCGTAGTCGACGATCTGCGTGTTCGCCGGGTTGTGCTTCGGAGCGGCCGTCGCCGAGGACACCACACCCGCCACCGCGACCCCGGCCAGAGCGGCACCCACGATGCCGGACAGGATGAGCGAGATGAGCTTGGCCACGGGATCTCCTCGGTTAAGTTACCGGCGAGTGTAGCAACGACGAGCCGCCGCGACAGCTATTACACCGAGACTGAGAACGAGCGCGCCGGCCACCAGCGCGTCGACGGCGATCAGCACCGTGAGCCGGTTCCCACGAAGAGTCCGATCGGGCGTCGCGGTATGACCTGGTCCGCCTTTTGCCGGGGCCGGCACCTGGTAGAGCGCCACCGAGTTGTCCTGGTAACGCATGGTCAGTCCCGACAGATCCACAGCGCTGGTCGCATCGGCGCCGCCGCCATCGCGTTCGACCCAGACCCACCGAACCCCGTGATCAGCCAACGCCGTTGCCAGGCCGACCGGATCACTCCCCCGGCTGGCCAGCACCGCCGCCAGAAGGGCGGCCTGCGGATCCTCTCCGGCCAGGCGGCGACCGTCCACGACCAGCCGGTCATCGACCAGGACCGGTTGGCTCAACCAGCGAGGCAGCGGGTCGATCACGTTGACGGCGGACACCCACGGAAAGCGGCGATAGGACGCGAACGGCAAGGACAACACCGTGCCCGACGGTCCAGCGGCGATGACGTCACGCGCGGCGGCCCAGCCCTGCGGATAGTGCACCGGGGTGATCGTCGGACGCATCGACGCCGCGGCGTCCGGAAGCAGGGCCACCGGTACGAACAGCGCGACCGCAAGCATCACCACGACCGAGCCCACGCTGCGCCCCCTCAGCGCGGCCACGGCCTGATCCACGAGCAGCGCGGCACCGAGCACCGCGACCATGACCAACGGAATCAACCACTTCTGGCTGTCGCGCCAGAGTCCGGCGCCTGGTACGTGCTCCACGGCCCAGCGGACCACACCACCGCCGCCGGGCACCGAGGAGACGGCGGCGAACACGAAACCCGCGGCGGCCAGCGCGGCCAGGCGCGGCCATTCGGTGCGGTCCGACGCAGGCGACAGGGTCCGGCGCCACCACAGGAAGGCCGCCAGCGCCAACACCACCAGTCCCGTGCCGAGGTAGCCGAGTAGGCCGGCCCGACTGTCCGGCGTCGCCGTCCGGTCCCAGATCCCCCCCAGACCCAGCAGGCTGAGCAACACCCCGCCGGCCCGCTCGGACCGGGCCGCGAACACGGCCACCGCGGCCGGATCGCTCACTGAACTCGCCGAGCCCAGCACGGCCGGGAGCACCCAGGCGAGTTGCGCCAGTCCGGCGAGGATGAGGACCGCGCTGCTGCGAAGCCAGGTTCCGGCGACGAGCACGACCGCCGCCGCCGCACCGATCAAGGCACCGGTCGGCGTGATCGACGCGAGCGCCACCGAGGCGAACAGCGCCGCCCAACCGACCGTCCGCCGCTCGTCGGCCCGGACGGACCGCGCCGAGACGGCGATCCACGGGAGCGCCGCATAGGCGTAGAGCAGCGCCCACTGACCCAGCGCGAGGCGCTCGACCACGAACGGGTTCCAGACCGCAAGTCCGCCGGCCAGCAGCAGCGCGGGGAGAGAACGAGGCCCCAGAAGCCGCAGCATGCCCCACGCCGCGAGCGGCAGCACCAGGCCGACCAACACCCGTCCGAGCAACGCGCCATCGATGATGCGACTGCCCAGCGCGACCAAGGCGTCCAGGGGAACCGCACGCGGGCTGCCCGCCCCGGCGCCGGCCGAAGCGCGGGTCAGTGGCTGCCGGGGGGTGAACACCATGTCGCGACCGAGCAGATATCCACTGCGATGCATCGGCCAGAGCAGCACCGCGGTCAGCACGAGGGGCCAGCCCACGACCAGCACGCCTACGCGGCGCCGCTGCCCGTGGGTCACAGGCGATCGCGGTCCGTCGACGCCTGTTGCGGGCGTCCTTCCAGCCGTGGGCACCGCCGAAGCCTACGATGCGTGCAAGTCCGCACCGCTGGTCCCAGCTTCGCGGAGGGTCGTCCGGACCGGGGCAGGCTCCGGCCCTAGGTGGTACCGGTCCAGACTGTCCGAGCAGTGACGCAGAGGGGTCGATCGCGTGGGCGAACCTGGTCGCACGCCGGCGGGCGAAGCTGGTCGTACGCCGGTGGCCGAACAGTCCTCCTCCGCACGCCTGGCCCGCGGCCTGCTCGGCGTCACCACCGCGGCGATGCTCGGAAACCTGTTCGCCTACGTCCTGCTGCTGGGCGCGGCCCGGGTGTTGGCGTCCGCGGACTACGCCCATCTCGTCGCACTGCTGAACGTCCTGCTCGTCGGCTCCATCCCGGCGTTCGCACTGCAGGCCATCGCGGCCCGGCGGGTGGCGCTCGGGCAGACCCGGGACCTGGTGCTCGTGGGGGCGTTGATCTCGTTGGCCGTCGGCGTGATCTTCCTCGTCCTGGCACCGGCCGAACAGCGCTTCCTACGGATCCCGGGCATCACGGCCGAGCTGCTGATCGCGATCGCTCTGCCCGCGATCGCCATGCAGGGGTTGGTGCAAGGTGTGTGGCAGGGCCGCCAGGGCTTCACCGGGCTGGCCGGCACCACCTTCGTCGGGATGCTCGGTCGGCACGGCGGTGCGTTGTGCGGATTGGTCATCGGACGCAGCACGACCTCGGCGGCGACCGGAATCGTCATCGGCGTCGGCCTTGCCTGTCTGGCCAGTCTCTGGCCGCTGCGCGAGCATCGCCCGCGACCCCGGAGCCAAGCAACGGCCCAAGGCGAGGCCGAGCCGCCACCGGGGCGCGACCCGGGCCGGCTCGTTCGGGAGTCGTCGGAACTCATCGCCGAATGCGGGCACGCCGCGCACGCCTACGGTGTCTTCCTGCTGCTCAGCGTTTCCGACGTGCTCGTTGCCAACCACCTGCTGCCCACCCGGGAGGCCGCGGTCTACTCCGCCGGATCCGTGATCACCAAGGCCGCTCTGTGGCTACCTCAGTCAGCAGCCAGCGTGCTGTTCGCGTCGTTGACCGACGAGGGCCGCCACCGGGGTCTGTTCCTTCGAGCCGCCGCGGCCGTCGCCGGGCTGGGCGTGATCGTCACGGCCGCCTGCTTCACCGTCGGGCGGTTCGTCGCCTTGGCCGTCGCCGGTGACAAGTACCCGGAACTGCACGACACGGTGTGGCTGTTCGCCGCGCTCGGCAGCGCCCTGGCGATCACGCAGTTCTGCATGGTCACCGGCCTGGCGGTGCGCAGCCGGCGGGTCACCTTCGTCGCGTGGACGGCCGTCGTCTGCGAGGTGATCGCGGTGTACGCCCTTCCCGACCCCATGACGGTCACCGACGTCGTCGCCACGGTCGCCGGAGTGAACCTGGTGGCCGCGCTGGCCTGCGTGCTGGCCCGAGCACACACCGGACGCCCCGTCGGGCCGGTCAGCTGATCATCGAACCTGCTGGGTGGGCGGCTGAGTGGGCGGCTGTGGTGCGCGGCTGTGGTGGGCAGCTGTGGTGCGCCGCTCCTGTGCGCCGCTCGTGCGCGCGGCTCGTGCGCGCCGCTCGTGCGCGCGGCTCAGCCCTTCTCGTCGCCGGGCCACGGACCCGGGGCGAAGACCGGGGCGTAACCGTCGCCGATGGCCGAGACCAGCCCGGACTGCACCGGATACGCCGAGCGCCGCACCCAGTTGTCCAGCACGGAGATCAGGCCCAATCGCTGTCCCATGGAGAAGTTGCAGTGCCCGGCCCCGTACGGCGCGCCGGTGGACTCGGAGAAGGTGGCGGGCGGTGCGATGAACAGCTGTACGAGCTGCCCGGAGCGGCCGGCCACGCGGGTGCGGGCAGCCAGGACCGATTCGTTCTGCACCAGCACCAACGGGTCTGCCTCGGTGTGCAGCGTCACCGTCGGCGCGCTCAGCTGTCCAGTGGTGTCACCGAGCTTCTCGATCGCGGTGCGCGCGGCCGTGTCGGCACTGACGCGAGGCAGCGAGGCGAGCGCCGACTCGAGCTTGGTGACCGAGCCACCGACCGTCGAGATCAGCTGGTTCTCAGCGGCGTCGATGCGCGCGGGGTAGTTTGCGTCGGTGTTCTGGGACGGATCTCCACCGACGCGTTGTTCCAACTCGTAGCGACCACTGGTACCGAACGCCAAGGCGGTGAGCAGCGCTTCGACGCGCGCCTTGACCTGTGAGGTGACGTCATGGCCGTCGTAGGTGCCGGTCGCGGTGGGGGCATTGACCAGCGCGGCGATGAACAACACCTTGGCGGTGCCACCCCCACTGATGTCCGAGGCGGCCTTGACCACGGCCTTCTCGGCGTGAGTCCAGTTGGCGGCGGCGTCCTCGGCGCTGCTGTACCCGGTCAGTTTGAGCTGCGGATCGACCAGGGCCTTCACCGCGAACGCGACGTCGAGCGCCACGTCGAAGTTGTAGTTGGGGCCAGCGACGGCACCGCACATCGGTGCGGCACCATCGACCCAGGCCGGATTCTTCTCCGCGATGATCTGGGTGATCAGACCGCCGAGCGAATCACCCCAGACGTAGGTCCGGTTGGGCTTGCCGACGAGGCTGACGAACTTGTCGTGGAGC is from Jatrophihabitans telluris and encodes:
- a CDS encoding DUF2613 family protein; translation: MAKLISLILSGIVGAALAGVAVAGVVSSATAAPKHNPANTQIVDYGNR
- a CDS encoding lysophospholipase; protein product: MPTTYRRVATRFVPSVALLATLATAACAADTSTPLTGRQKAVQSRSDSVAMKNCAAQCTGDIDGAKYTIKLPQKWNGTLLLYSHGYRFAAPAPPTFSAVETNAQVTSTDSDGSGSDELSQKLLSEGYALAGSSYKSNGWAVGDGVSAGEQLHDKFVSLVGKPNRTYVWGDSLGGLITQIIAEKNPAWVDGAAPMCGAVAGPNYNFDVALDVAFAVKALVDPQLKLTGYSSAEDAAANWTHAEKAVVKAASDISGGGTAKVLFIAALVNAPTATGTYDGHDVTSQVKARVEALLTALAFGTSGRYELEQRVGGDPSQNTDANYPARIDAAENQLISTVGGSVTKLESALASLPRVSADTAARTAIEKLGDTTGQLSAPTVTLHTEADPLVLVQNESVLAARTRVAGRSGQLVQLFIAPPATFSESTGAPYGAGHCNFSMGQRLGLISVLDNWVRRSAYPVQSGLVSAIGDGYAPVFAPGPWPGDEKG